From one Acipenser ruthenus chromosome 21, fAciRut3.2 maternal haplotype, whole genome shotgun sequence genomic stretch:
- the LOC131699093 gene encoding uncharacterized protein LOC131699093 isoform X2: protein MRVVAGIICCGFLVNLGTDKELGDRLKDRELTEAEKDFVNALRLGHILAFATGSSTIPAMGFNPNPKLSFSHDEAKVHPIAHTCANELQLFVNNRTLANNDEFEYIILAALMNGAVFSTV, encoded by the exons ATGAGGGTGGTAGCTGGAATCATATGCTGTGGATTCCTGGTGAACCTTGGAACAG ataaagaGCTTGGTGACAGGCTGAAGGACAGGGAATTGACAGAAGCAGAAAAGGACTTTGTGAATGCTTTACGACTGGGTCACATCTTGGCATTTGCGACAGGAAGTAGCACCATTCCAGCTATGGGATTCAATCCAAATCCCAAActaagtttcagtcatgatgagGCAAAAGTGCACCCCATCGCTCACACGTGTGCCAATGAGCTGCAACTTTTTGTCAATAACAGAACCCTGGCTAACAATGATGAGTTTGAGTATATTATTTTAGCTGCCCTAATGAATGGGGCTGTGTTCAGCACAGTGTAA
- the LOC131699093 gene encoding uncharacterized protein LOC131699093 isoform X1 gives MTNRLQFVRIATLYTVILQRQSCLNQIMDGLAYYEVLQLLRKKPCMRSLLDGQSADSGAITAESVINLLKPSYSVLGSNRRQREEILVVKFRDILHSIQDKELGDRLKDRELTEAEKDFVNALRLGHILAFATGSSTIPAMGFNPNPKLSFSHDEAKVHPIAHTCANELQLFVNNRTLANNDEFEYIILAALMNGAVFSTV, from the exons ATGACAAACCGGCTTCAATTTGTGAGAATTGCAACTTTGTACACAGTGATCCTACAACGGCAGAGTTGTCTCAATCAGATAATGGATGGGTTGGCCTACTATGAG GTGCTCCAGCTTCTGAGGAAGAAACCGTGTATGCGGTCTCTTTTGGATGGACAGAGTGCAGACAGTGGTGCAATTACTGCAGAAAGTGTAATAAACCTGCTCAAACCCAGCTACTCTGTGCTTGGGAGCAACAGAAGACAGAGAGAAGAAATCCTAGTCGTGAAGTTTCGGGATATTCTCCACAGTATCCAGG ataaagaGCTTGGTGACAGGCTGAAGGACAGGGAATTGACAGAAGCAGAAAAGGACTTTGTGAATGCTTTACGACTGGGTCACATCTTGGCATTTGCGACAGGAAGTAGCACCATTCCAGCTATGGGATTCAATCCAAATCCCAAActaagtttcagtcatgatgagGCAAAAGTGCACCCCATCGCTCACACGTGTGCCAATGAGCTGCAACTTTTTGTCAATAACAGAACCCTGGCTAACAATGATGAGTTTGAGTATATTATTTTAGCTGCCCTAATGAATGGGGCTGTGTTCAGCACAGTGTAA